In Setaria italica strain Yugu1 chromosome IX, Setaria_italica_v2.0, whole genome shotgun sequence, the genomic stretch GTCCCCATCCCAAAAGAATGCATCAAGTTGTcagctgcacaaaagaccatcAGATCAGGCAACAGGTATGCACAAAAGAAGCCACAACTGCACCAGGTCGTCCAAAAGAATCACTGCCCAACTAGAACAGCTCAACAACCAAGCCCAGTCACTCACATGTAGTTGTTCTTGGCCAAGTAGGTACTCAGCCAAAGAACACGGTGTGAGTGAGACATCTGCAAAAAAGCAGATCCCTGGGCCTTATTGTTAAGCAGGTGACCATATGCAAGCATTAGAGCTTCCTCACTGAACCCTGGCATGTACATCAGTGCACCATACAAGTCAGGGTGGGAATCCTCAACCTTGGTAGAACGTATAGCATCTGCAACATTGTTCACTGCATCAGTCATGCCAGTGAACACAAGGACATCATCATCTGACAGCATGGACCTCTTTCTCTTGCTTCCAACAGGTGGTTCTGACTTGGACACAAAAGCTGCCTCAGGCTTTCCAGGAGTAAGCTCCTCAGGCAGGTCATGCTTCATTGGGCTGTAGGCAAACTCAGAAGGACTACCAAGAGCCTCATTTGACCCCATAGCATACTTACCTGTTGCCTGACCATTACCAAAGATGACCATCATCTCCTGGTAGTACACAATTGGCTTGTTGAGGTACTCAGCATCTTTGGGATGTGCCTGCATTAGCACAACTCAAGTTAGATACTTAAACTGCTAAAGAAGTATTAAAGAAACAGCAACATTACTACATACCTTGATGTGGCCATTGTAGTGCTCCTCCTCAAGGACAATCATTGAGCTGTCCCCATTCCACAAGGCTCCACTCAGCTCTCTCAGCTTTGAGATTTTAACCCACCTCTGCCTCCACTTCCTCAAGTGGTTATACACCTGTGTGCTAGTAACTTCATTGCCACTGAACTCATGCAGAGCCTTGGCAACCCGATTGAGGTGGACTTCTTTGAAACCTTTATCAGTCTAACACCAGTTGAAATTAGCTGGCACATGCGGCGAAGAATGAATCCAGACATCACATCTGTCCACCTCATAGCAGGTCTCTGCTGAGCAGCACCAGGAGGAACCCCAACAGCCCCAACAGGGCCATCATCCCCATCAGCCCCAACAGCCCCACCAGGGAACACAAGCTCATCAGCAGCAAGGATCTCAGCATTCATCTCCTCAGCCATTCCTATTTCCAATTGCCACACCCCCACTCAGAAACAGGAATAACATAGTTGGGGAAACATCATTGCATGTGTCATGTGCCCTTAGTCATCAATATGCATTGCACTCAAGAGGAAAATAGGAATAAAAATTCATCACTGCACATGTCTCATGCCTCAGTTCAAAAGAAGTATCAGCTCTAATGAAGTATCAGAGAAAATAAATTCATCACTGCAAATGTCTCAAGCCTCAGGTCTAGTGTAGTATCAAAAGAGGTGtaacatcattgcacatgtCCAATGCCTTAGCTATATTGTGTAATGAAATAAGTAAAatcatcattgcaattgttcaaTGCCTCAGAACATAAGTAACAAACATAGAATACAAAACAGATACAACTTAGATGTGAGAGTTGCCCCTATTGGACCACATGTGTTCAGCCCATTCATCCCTACTTTGAGCCCAAACAGCATTGTCATCCATCTGGACCCCATGTCCAGGACTATCATTATTGTTGGGCACCCATGAGAACTCAGTAGGAACTACCTCATCAACCCCATGCCCAAGTATCCAATTAtgcaatatgcagcaagcaAGTACTAACTTGACTTGTGTCTTGTAGGGATGAAATGGTTTATTATCAATGATGCGAAAACAGTTCTTCAAAGCACCAAAAGCCCTTTCAACAGATACTCTCAGACTTGAATGCCTCAAATTAAACAACTCCCTTGGGTTGGTTGGGTAGTTCCTAGCACCATACTCTTTCAGATGGTACCTAGTACCACGGTAAGGAGGAAGGAATCCAGGACGACAagcatatccagcatctactAAGTAGAATTTTCCTATAACAAGTACAGAAATGCATTAAGTCCATTGTTATGAAGTTACAATGTTTATTTAGGTACCCAATTCAGCTAATTACCTGGTGGAACCCTTAACCCATCCTCCCTCTCTAGTGCATCAGCAAGAACAGTAGCATCATGAGCAGACCCTTCCCAACCAGCTAAGACATAAGTAAATTTCAGATCAAAGTCAACAGTTGCAAGAACATTTTGTGTGGGGTAGTGCTTCCTTCCCCTAAATGCTGCTTGGATCTTTGCTGGCACTCTAGCATATACATGAGTCCCATCTATTGCCCCAACACAGTCCTACATGAAAACCCAATAGATGCATGTTACATGATATGCACTCAAGTATGCAGCAATAACCTACAAACTACATGACAAATTTgttaccttgaaatatgggtaccatcttggGCTATTGCTTATCTTAACTGGTGTCTCATTAGATGGAGCTCTAATCATTTCTTGCCTAAGTTCCCCAATAGCATACAAGACCTCCTTGAAATATCTATGCACTGTTTCTATTGACCTTCTCCAATGTTGGTGAATAACTCTAAAGCGTTGGTTGTGGCCAACAATGTGTAGAAACATTGCTAGCTGCTCTTCAACACAACTATGAAGGCTATCTGACAGCAACTGCCTTTCCCTAAGCAAGTTGCACAGTGCAAAAAAAGGTGCTTTTCTCATGCGAAGCATAGCAACACACTCTATATCAGTGCAATTGTAAATTTTGTCCAGGTTCTTTTGGCGTTCCTCATCCATGGCACTCAAAGGGCCATAACTGATCTGTGGCCTTGAACTACGTTGCATTCTTATCCTAGTGAAGAAGAATGCATACATAGTCGTGATAAGAGCAGCAGCTCGGGCAAACAGCAAGCGTTGCTGGTCCTCCAAAGCCATCTAAGCAAACAAGACAATTACCATGACTACCAAAGCAGCAATACGGTGACAAACTTCATTGCCATGCAACACATGCTCAGATTAAAGGGAAAATGAGACAACATCATTGGCATTGAACAAGTGCTCAGATAAAAACAgcatatcatcattggcattGAACAAGTGCTCAGATAAAAACAGCATATCATCCTTGGAAGCAAACAAGTGCTCAGATTAAAACAgcatatcatcattggcattgaacaagtgctcagattcaaacaagcatcagcattggcatggacatatgctcagattaaaagagaaaacatcattgacTTGGACATAAGCTCAGAAGAAATAGCATTATCAGATCTGTAGCGCACACAATCACCATCGATAGCACCAGCATTCATCAGaaaaggtggagagggaggggaggattgCTTATACCGAACGAGGACGGCAAGCACCCAAACAATGTTGCACACGAACAAACAACCGACAGCAGATCTGCAACCTGGCAGCATCAACATGGATTCATACGTTACAACCCTAAGCAACATTGATTCATACcttaggaaaaagaaagaaataaacaggaaaaaaaaaccctaacCAAGAACATGGATTCGTACCTTCGAACCAAGCGGGGAACACAGATCTGAGATCCCTGCATCGATTTGAACAAAAACCACTCAGAGATGCATCTAGGGTTAGGAGATCAAGAACACAGAAGGGGGGGAGGCGAACCAGATTACCTGCGCAAGAACTCAGATCCAGAGCACCTACGAAGCAACGAAGGAGGGAGGGGATCAATACAACGCGAATCGATGAACCGAATCCATGAAAaccagaggaagagaggagaggggagcacCTCAGATCTAGCGAAGAAGACGAATGGTGACCGagggggagcggaggcggcggggagggggataTATCTGCGGTGAGTGGCGCGAAAGGGGGAGGTAACCCCAGCGAAATGGCGCGAGCTCCCGCCGGCCAAGTTTTCGcctcccgcgcgcccgccgTCGCACCGCGGGAGCCAGGCCCGACGGAAACGGCCGCTCGTCTCGTATCCGCGGAGCCTGGCCGAGGGGGTTGTTTTGCACGCGCACAACCTGGCTCGCGGGGGGACCAGGCAACCGAACAGACAGAGGGTGCACGCGGTGAGCCCGGTTCACCCAGCTGCAGGACACCAAACACGCCCTATACCATCTCCAACGCTGCTTGCGGCGGCGCCCAGCAAGCGCAGAAGCCGGCGAGCAAGGGACAGTAGTAGTACCGTCGTCTATCTCGCGTCGTGTCCCGACTCCCGACGGCCATCGGGACGGCGTCCCAACTTCCGTCACAGGCGTCGACCCACGCGTTGATCCTCATCGTCCCCGTTCCGCGTTTTCGGACGGGGACGGGGAACTCGGCATCGTTCCGCGTTCCGTATGACTTTACCGTCCACTGGCGGAGGTCTGGCTCCGGCCTCCGGTGGCAGAGAGAGCACCGCGGTCGTCGAGGTTCCGGCTACCTGCGTAGCGACGGCGTTTGACAGCTGCATTTCTCGTGACCCGGTCCTTTCCGGTTTCCCCACATTAGAGCTGCTGCCATGGCCGTCGACGTCCCCTCCTGCATCCAGCTCCTCCGCTcctgcggcgccgccgccggccggcagctCCACCAGCTCCTCCTCAAGTCCGGCCAcgtcccctcctccctcccgcccACCAACTCCGTCCTCCTCATGTACGCGCGCGGCTCCCCGCTCCACTCCCGCGACGCCCACCTcctgttcgacgaaatgcccaCGAGGAACTGCTTCTCCTACAACTCACTCATCACCGCCCTCTTTAAATCCGGCGACCTCCGTGGGGCTCTCCATGTGTTCCGCTCCATGCCTGACAGGAACACCTTCTCCTGGAACGCGGTGATAACTGGCTTCACTGCTGCTGGGAATCTCGACACGGCCCACGACCTGCTAGACGAAATGCCCGTGAAGGATGCCGTGGCTTGCAACGCTGTCTTGCATAGGTATGTCCGGTGTGGCAGAGTGGATGAGGCATTTTCTTTGCTCAAGAGGATTGGTCGGCAGTGCAATGCTGAAGTGATCTCGTCGCCCTGGAATGATCCCTTCGTTCTTACCACAGTTGTTGGTGCTTGTGCTGATCGGATGAAGTATGATTTTGGGAGGCAAGCTCATGCCCGAATTGTGGTCGCCAAGATTGAAATTGATTCGGTACTGGGTTGCTCATTGATTGACATGTACTGCAAGTGCGGAGATTTGGACTCTGCTCGCTGTGTCCATGATGGATTAAAACATGTTGATCAATTCTCTCTGTCTGCTCTGGTCCATGGCTACACATCTTGTGGACAGTTGCATGAGGCGTTATGCCTTTTTGACAAGGTGGAGAACCCCAGCATTGCTATATGGAATTCTCTTATCAGTGGCTGTGTGCCTGCTTACCATGGAGATGGTGCTTTTGTTCTTTTTGTGAGGATGTTGCGGTCAGGCATGTTGCCTAATTCTTCAACTTATGCCAGTGTTCTGAATATGTGTGGCTTTTTAGGCTTGCTGAAGCCCGGGCAGCAGATTCATGGGGGTGCTTTAAAGAGTGGGGCTGTCAATGACTTGATAGCAGCAAGCGCGCTCATTGACTTCTACTCAAAATGCAGCCTCTGGGCAGATGCCTGCCAAGCTTTCAGTGAGCTTAGGCATCATGACACCATCGTGCTCAATTCAATGATCACTGTATACTCAAACTGTGGCCGAACAGATGTGGCTAGAAGAATTTTTGATATGATCCCTAGCAAGAGTGCCATCTCATGGAATTCTATGATCGTTGGGTTCAGCCAAAATGGGCATGCTCTTGATGCAATGGAGCTGTTCTGTGAGATGCATCAGCTTGGTTTGTGGCTTGACAAGGTTGCTATAGCCAGTGTTCTGAGTGCATCAAGCAGCATCTGCTCTATAAGTTTTGGGGAGCAGATTTTTGGTCTTGCTATTGCACTTGGCCTACAGTCTGACCATATTGTAGCCTCCTCGCTCATTGACCTATACTGCAAATGTGGAAACTTGGCCAATGGATGCAGGATCTTTGACGGAATTGATAATCCTGACGAAGTCTTGTGGAATTCAATGCTGATAGGTTATGCTTCTAATGGGTATGGATATGAGGCACTGGAACTTCTGAAGTTGATGCAAAGCAGGGGTGTGAAACCAAGTGAACGGACATTTGTTGGTGTCCTTTCTGCATGCTGCCATTCTGGGCTTGTGGAAGAGGGACTCAGATGGTTTGACCGGATGAAGGAAGATTTTGGTGTGAGTCCATCAGCTGAGCATTATGCATGTGTGACTGACCTGTTAGTCCGTGCAGGTCGACTGGATGAAGCAGTTGAGTTCATAGAGAACATGCCTTTCAAAGCGGATGCGATTAGTTGGACTTCTATTATTGGAGGGTGCAAAGCCCAGGGCAATGAGGCTTTGCTGCATAAAGTGGCAAAGAAACTGATGGAAACAGAAGTGTCACCGCATTCCAGTTTGTATGTGCAGCTGTCAAGCACGCTTGCAGCTCAAGGGGATTGGGCTAAATCAGCAGAAATTAGGAACATGATGCGTGACAGAAGAATTTCAAAGAATGCTGGCTACAGTTGGATCGATAGTGCATAGAGGAACTTGCCAATGACACCTCCCACCTCCCACATGCATCTCGGTCCCTTTCTTCTGGGCCCTTCTCTATTGGCTTTTGTTTCTACAATGCGTTCTTCTGCTAATCAGGAAGTGGTAACAAATAATACTCCTGCTAAAATTGTGCTTTTGATCATAGTTCTATCTGATCgtttgcttcttcttttttataatAATTTTGTTGTGTTGCAGTGACCTACGAGCTACTCAGCTTTCAGAGGTACATCACTACAATGCTATCTTCTGCTACCTATCTTTCTATCTATTTTATGTTATAGTTAGTAGAACTGAATTCAAAACCTGTTTTTCCTAgaaaaagaagagaggagaCTTTCAGCTTAAAAATCCTTATTGTTTAGGAGATGCGGTATATACTGTATTAGacccatttttttctttctatataTAATAATACAATACCAAAGATAGGGGCCTCTGTTACTGTTTCCACTCAAAAAAATGTATAGAATTTTAACAAAAGTTACAGCTTAGATCACTTCGCCTCTGATGCTGCGTTTATGCTGATACTCTGTTATTGGCCCTTGCTATTTGTTAAGGAACCACGGGCAATCCAATGACCCACTCACTTATTTTATTTCTCCATATCAACTGTGGTTTGGAGCTCAACTAATGCCATACTGAAGTTATTATGTCTTCAACTGGTTTGTAGATCATTGACACTTCTCTAGCAAGCCATCCTTACTGATAGTGGGGCATGTGACGGCGACTTCCATGCCCTATGGAAGGGTCAACAACAACGCCTGACTCCGAGCTTGAACGACTGGTAAGATTTTTTGCCTGGCACCCCTCCAAAGTCCAAATGACTGTAGTAAACTACCAGTTTCTCTTTTGATCTTGGTGCTGAGGAATCTATGATAGTTTTGACAAATGACAATTTAAATTAGTTGGTTTGTCACAGTTTTGACAAACCACAACATTTTAGAATAACGTATACATTCTTTCATATATTTTGAGTCTCAGGGTAGTTCTTAAACTAAGTATCCATGTGTTACAGTAGGTCCAAACAACAACAACTTATTGACAGGTATTGGATAAACATAGGGTTGCTGCATCAGGTCAAACGATGTGGGGTCATAATATCTGTGTGGCCTAGCAAACCACCAGGATTATCATGAGAATTGAGAGGTACTGGTGCACCGAGAGCATTTGTCCCTTTATGTTTTTTTCCCTGACTTGCCAGGAGGCTAGCAGTATGGCTTTTCTCCATTGATTTGTTTTTTCCCCGCAGGATGGGTTTAAAATTTGCCTTTCCTGTTTGTAATCCAGGTTGGTAGCAAATTTAGGAGCAGAGATGGGCAGAAAACCATTTGATTTAGGTGTCTTTGGTGCCGTGAAGCAGGAAGAGTACCCTACTATGTGAGAAGAATGCGCCCTGATTTAATTATGAGTACATGGCTTCCCAAGGTTTTACATTGGCATTGGTCATATTTTGTCTATTTTTATCCCTTTGTAGGTTTTCCCTCTTATATTGAAACAGTTATAGCAAGTTCAGGTAGCTTTACAGAAAGCTCTTATTTGTCTTTTCCAGGAGTTGCAGACGCTGAACCTTGTTTCACGCCTAAAGCTGTATGAAGCACAACTTCCAGTTCTTCTGAAGTTCCTTTGTAAAGTTGGATGGTCCAAATCTTTTAGAAGTGGATTGATCTT encodes the following:
- the LOC101755964 gene encoding uncharacterized protein LOC101755964; the encoded protein is MDEERQKNLDKIYNCTDIECVAMLRMRKAPFFALCNLLRERQLLSDSLHSCVEEQLAMFLHIVGHNQRFRVIHQHWRRSIETVHRYFKEVLYAIGELRQEMIRAPSNETPVKISNSPRWYPYFKDCVGAIDGTHVYARVPAKIQAAFRGRKHYPTQNVLATVDFDLKFTYVLAGWEGSAHDATVLADALEREDGLRVPPGKFYLVDAGYACRPGFLPPYRGTRYHLKEYGARNYPTNPRELFNLRHSSLRVSVERAFGALKNCFRIIDNKPFHPYKTQVKLVLACCILHNWILGHGVDEVVPTEFSWVPNNNDSPGHGVQMDDNAVWAQRMAEEMNAEILAADELVFPGGAVGADGDDGPVGAVGVPPGFKEVHLNRVAKALHEFSGNEVTSTQVYNHLRKWRQRWVKISKLRELSGALWNGDSSMIVLEEEHYNGHIKAHPKDAEYLNKPIVYYQEMMVIFGNGQATGKYAMGSNEALGSPSEFAYSPMKHDLPEELTPGKPEAAFVSKSEPPVGSKRKRSMLSDDDVLVFTGMTDAVNNVADAIRSTKVEDSHPDLYGALMYMPGFSEEALMLAYGHLLNNKAQGSAFLQMSHSHRVLWLSTYLAKNNYM
- the LOC101758509 gene encoding putative pentatricopeptide repeat-containing protein At1g77010, mitochondrial, whose protein sequence is MAVDVPSCIQLLRSCGAAAGRQLHQLLLKSGHVPSSLPPTNSVLLMYARGSPLHSRDAHLLFDEMPTRNCFSYNSLITALFKSGDLRGALHVFRSMPDRNTFSWNAVITGFTAAGNLDTAHDLLDEMPVKDAVACNAVLHRYVRCGRVDEAFSLLKRIGRQCNAEVISSPWNDPFVLTTVVGACADRMKYDFGRQAHARIVVAKIEIDSVLGCSLIDMYCKCGDLDSARCVHDGLKHVDQFSLSALVHGYTSCGQLHEALCLFDKVENPSIAIWNSLISGCVPAYHGDGAFVLFVRMLRSGMLPNSSTYASVLNMCGFLGLLKPGQQIHGGALKSGAVNDLIAASALIDFYSKCSLWADACQAFSELRHHDTIVLNSMITVYSNCGRTDVARRIFDMIPSKSAISWNSMIVGFSQNGHALDAMELFCEMHQLGLWLDKVAIASVLSASSSICSISFGEQIFGLAIALGLQSDHIVASSLIDLYCKCGNLANGCRIFDGIDNPDEVLWNSMLIGYASNGYGYEALELLKLMQSRGVKPSERTFVGVLSACCHSGLVEEGLRWFDRMKEDFGVSPSAEHYACVTDLLVRAGRLDEAVEFIENMPFKADAISWTSIIGGCKAQGNEALLHKVAKKLMETEVSPHSSLYVQLSSTLAAQGDWAKSAEIRNMMRDRRISKNAGYSWIDSA